From a single Sparus aurata chromosome 13, fSpaAur1.1, whole genome shotgun sequence genomic region:
- the LOC115594577 gene encoding olfactory receptor 52Z1-like yields MTNFSEVTSLQLSVYYGMEDLKAMYFCIFLIIYIAIVAENVALIRVVYCEKTLHEPMYLLVCNLAVNGLYGSTALLPALLSNILSHSHEISLPLCQTQIYAIHTYAITEFTILAVMSYDRYVAVCYPLHYYTIMSQRLLKLIVFTWLYPLLAFLIVLIFTVRLQICGRTIDQVYCLNYLLVKLACSDSSVASLVGLLSVPLYTVPQIIMIFYSYAHILRICILSVTKSKFKALRTCTPHLLAIINYSIGCFFEIAQSRFNLSHLPYQSKLFLSLYFLIFPPLLNPAIYGLSIHLIRAQLLKLFSRKSRQVMNTGAKGAVVAAH; encoded by the coding sequence ATGACAAATTTCTCTGAAGTGACTTCTTTACAGCTATCCGTTTACTATGGAATGGAGGATCTGAAGGCGATGTACTTCTGCATTTTCCTGATCATATACATCGCCATTGTTGCTGAAAATGTGGCATTAATCAGAGTGGTCTATTGTGAGAAGACACTGCATGAGCCAATGTATCTGCTGGTGTGTAACCTGGCTGTGAACGGTCTGTATGGAAGCACCGCTTTGCTGCCTGCTTTACTGAGCAACATACTGTCGCACTCACACGAGATATCCCTCCCACTCTGCCAGACACAGATCTATGCCATACACACATATGCCATCACTGAATTCACAATTTTGGCAGTGATGAGTTATGATAGGTACGTGGCTGTTTGTTACCCATTGCATTACTATACAATCATGTCACAGAGGCTTCTTAAACTTATAGTTTTTACGTGGCTTTATCCCTTGTTGGCATTTctcattgttttaattttcactgTCCGGCTGCAGATCTGTGGGAGAACCATAGACCAGGTGTACTGTTTGAATTACCTGCTGGTGAAACTTGCCTGTTCTGATTCATCTGTTGCGAGCTTGGTTGGCTTACTATCTGTACCTCTATATACAGTTCCACAGATCATCATGATCTTTTATTCATATGCACACATCCTGAGGATATGTATATTGTCAGTCACCAAATCCAAGTTCAAAGCCCTCCGGACTTGCACCCCCCACCTGCTTGCAATAATCAACTACTCCATCGGGTGTTTCTTTGAAATAGCCCAAAGTCGATTCAATTTAAGTCACCTGCCTTACCAAAGCAAGCTGTTTTTATCTCTGTACTTTTTGATATTCCCGCCGCTTCTTAATCCAGCAATCTATGGTTTGAGTATTCATCTCATAAGGGCGCAGCTGTTGAAgcttttcagcagaaaaagcaGGCAAGTGATGAATACTGGCGCAAAGGGGGCTGTTGTTGCTGCGCACTGA